ttttttcttagCTATAATCTAAATACTTTTCTCATCCCTTTCATCTGATTAAGGTTATAGAATCAGAACGCCGCTCTTCGGTTTGAGCCTCGAGTCAAACAGTCATATCTTCATTTCCATAAACAGATCTGGAGAGAATGACTCCCTGCAGCCTGTTATTATTCACAGTTCTACCACTGAGCATGATTTTTCTTCCATTAAAGCTAAATCACTCCCATattaaataaaactaataatcTCAATTATTTCACCATCAGGGTTACaccccaaaacactgaaaataacgTCAGTATTTTAATGCTGTTCGTGTAAATGTAGGATGTAAAATTCAGTCACTATCTCACTGCCGCTGTCATCCAggtctccagaagcccagagatcacAGACTGATACGAAATGACTTCAGTTGAAGATTTTGATTTAAAGGatgaaaataacatcttttcaaatcagttagGATTGTAATTACACCAGAGGAGctttagattttattttcagttgctCCAGGAATATTCTGGTAttgtgaaacttcacctgactttatatcctcaggaggaggagaggaggactttatatcctcaggaggaggagaggaggactttatatcctcaggaggaggagaggaggactttatatcctctggaggaggagaggaggactttacatcatcaggaggaggagaggaggactttatatcctctggaggaggagaggagcactttatatcatcaggaggaggagaggaggactttatatcatcaggaggaggagaggaggactttatatcatcaggaggaggagaggaggactttacatcatcaggaggaggagatcacATCTTCATATTTGGctgaacttttcttttaattcaacTGTAAACCTGCAACTTCAACACTTTGTCCACTTTAATCCATAACATTAGTGTGTAAATCACTTGAAAACACTTGCactgtttaaaggtgcaatatggaagaTTTTTAGTACTAAAATTGATGataataacagttttgatgtatttgaaaatatatttcctGAAGCTAACACGCTAACCAGCCGCAGCAGCTGGTTCCATCATCAGTGGGGAAAGTTATTGTTGCTGGACAGAAAGAGATGGAGCCACAGTGCATATATAAAATCCCACCAGTAGAATCTAACAAGATATTTCCTCGATTTGAGGTCTTTTACCTTCTTCTCCTCTACAGATGAGCAGAGAACGAGtctgactgaaaacaacacagcagcgaTTCTGATCAATTagatgaaaatacatttattttaaattaagaTCTTCTCACAGTGCATctgaagaaacaacacaaatctAACAGAACATTAAACTCTGCATACGTTTGTTTTAGAGCTCAAATGATTCCTCGTCCAGACGATTACAGATCAGAACAGAAATACCAAAACATTCCAGCTCATCTGAGGATTTACTGCGTCTCACTTTAATACTTTCATTACATCATATGAACGGAACTATGAATTAAGAAAACACTCAGCTGGAAAGATAAATTCAGAGCTAAAGGTTTGAAAAATGTACTGAGTTTTCCAATTATTGTAACTTGGTTAAAAGCATCACATGCATGCCCCTGGGCCCTGATTGgttgacagcagcagctccctttTATTTCAAACTCTGACGGCTGATTGGATAAATTTAACTTCAAATGCTGCTGGTTGGACCCGACATATTtagacagccaatcagaatggaGCAGATGATCCGGAAATACACAGATGTTAAAGTCAACatctaaaacaaaatgtcctcttGAACCGTCTGATAATAAACCGCTGTGTTTGAAGGAGCAGAGGAACTTTTACGCACACAgaaacatcctcctctcagctgccaacagaaacattaaacattaatctTCTCACATGAACTCCTCTGTTAGGATTatctcacagacacagaggccGCTGGCATGTAAACACTTCAGTTCATTTCTACATTCCTGCCTGTAAATCTGATCCACAGAGAACAGAGCGGCCCGGATCTGAACCTGGACCCGAGACAGCACCGACACGTGAATCAATAACAACGCAAATGAATGATTTTATTCtccaaacattgtttttaaggTTGCactggcagtttttttttcttttttttcttaacattcACTGACTCAAGCTTGTACATTTTACACATCAGCCACAGCGAACATCCACAACACTCCACAGAATGAgtctgaagcagcagctgaaccTTCAGCCTGCACAGAGAGCGAAGCAGCATCGGATGGCACACTGAGCCTGAACTCCGTTTATAGTAAAGAACAATAAAGTTTCCGAACACAATCAGCAGCGCAGTGACGTGACATCCCGGTCAGGCGAAGCAGAAGCGCAGCCGGATGGTTTTACGCACGGCGCGTTCCAGGTGCGCAATTTACGCGCGCTTGtaattttttctcctttatgtttgacatgtttaaactgtgataaaatgtataaaattcatttgatgaaaagtcagaaacATCTAATACACGACCTGCAGCCGTCCTGTGAACATGACTCTCCAACACGATGAGCTCAGTGACGAGAGGTGAAATGAACAGCTTTACAGtgagacagactgaaacacagaattctctcctctgcttcacctCTGCAGCGCGTCCGTGTCGCACTGGTCCGTTAAAACAGACAGTCTGCAGTTCTCCGTCTCCACGTTGTTCAGCGGGATGGCGATGTGTGAATCGTCCGGCTCCGCTCGCACCGTCCCGGAGAACGGCCGCAGGGGGCACGTGTTCGTCCCGGTGGGCGAGGAAATCCTCCAGAACAGATCCTTCATCTTCTTCCGGAACTCCCGGCGCATGAGGCAGTACAGCACCGGGTTCAGGCAGCTGTTGGTGTGCGCCAGGCACACGGTCACCGGGTGGACGTACGTGTGCACCATGTAGTACGTCCTGTCCCAGTTGACCAGGTTGAATTTCACCAGCACGCCCCAGAGGGTGATGGCGTGGTTGGGCATCCAGCagatgaagaaggagaggaCGACGATGGTGACGGAGCGCGTCACCCGGGACCTCCGCTTCACCTGGTTGTTGTTCATGCTGCGCAGGCGGACGAAGCGCAGCAGCATCAGGTAGCACACGGTGACAATCAGCATGGGGAACACGAAGGCCACCAGGATCTTCTGGAGGTGATACAGCGCCAGCCACGACTGGCCGTCCGGGAACCCCAGCAGGCACAGCCTCTCCCCGGCCACGCTCTTCACCGTGGAGAATATTGCGGTGGGCAGAGAGGCCACCGTGGCGGACACCCACAGCCCGGCGATCACCCAGCGCACCGGACACACGCGGCGCCGGGTCCGGTCCTTCAGCGCCGAGGCCACCGACCAGTACCTGGTGACGCTCATGGCGGTGAGGAAAAACACGCTGGCGTACATGTTCATCACCGTCACGGAGAGGATGATCTTACACATGGCATTTCCAAACGGCCAGCTGAAGTCCAGAGCCGTGTCCACCGCCCAGAACGGGAGGGTCAGCACGAACTGGAAGTCCGTCACGGCCAGGTTGAGGATGAACAGGTTGATGCTGGAGCGTTTCTTCCTGCCCCGGCGCACTTTCATCAGGAAGAACACCAGCAGGTTCCCGACCAGCCCGGCGGCGCACACCACCGAGTACACGATGGAGATGAGGATGCGCAGCGTCGGGGAGCCGTCCGCCGGCACGTCGATGTCATCCAGGCTGCTGAACCGCTCCTGTCCGGCGGACCGGTTCCAGGAGGACGTGTTGTTGTGGTTCGACGGCTCCATCCTCTCCGGTAACAGTTCCCACCCGAGTCCCGCAGCGCGCATCACCTCCTGCGCTCCCGGAGAGAAGAAGCTTCCAGCGCGGCCAGGTGCGCAGAGCTCATGTCGGTCaggtctctgcagctgctccaccgCCGCCGGTCACCGGTTCACTGCTGAGCCCCGTGCGCGCGCACCTCACTTTATACTCTGCTGGTGCCCGAGGAGGCGCGTGCCCGACGGGGGACAGGCGTGTCGTTGCAAGACGCAACAGCAGAGGACAAGAAAGCGCAGATCCAtgtccccctccccctccccctccactataacatgacataacaagacatcaacaaaacattaaaacaagttcaGAAACAGGACAGAAAGCTAAACTAGAAGGTTTCCAACAGAAGAGACTGAAGGATAAAgtcagtgcagctctgtgacacacagaaagatcTCCAGCCTCCATGTCAAAGAGCTGAGAGTCATCTTGTCGGCTGtgagtcagaggtcagaggtttgGCATGAAACAACAAGAGCGCACAGAGCTGAATGTGACGGCTGTGCGCTCAGCTTATTAACACGTCTGTAAATACAGGAATGTGTTTAcagatgttctgtgtgtgcGCACAGTGGGCGTGTCCCtgtacagagacacacacagaacaaacatctGTGCAGATGGTCAGTGGACACCAATCGGTCTTCTCTGCTGATGTTTCACCCTCTGCACTTCCTCTGACGGCCACTGGAGGCGCTACAAGCAACTCGATCCCATCAGAGCTCCAGTTCCAGAGGACAGATTCTGCTTTGGGGAGTTTTTGATTTCCTTTCTTGggttatgaaacattttcttacatctgcaaaatgtctgcagagtgaattcactccagtcagtcagcagacctacatctgtgttattttagatcacactacttTGCTTGGTACAAcctgccctactctgcctctgactggctaCATCCTGCCAGTTAAGCAATGTGCTGAATAGACTGAACTGAGGccagatgtctcactctgtcactACAACTGAGCTTtacagacacagtgtgaaagtgATGCTGCAGCGATGAACCGTATgagaaaaattatgtttttttttgaaacaatatatttaaatttattCTACCAGGACcaacaaataaaagtatgaacctgaaatgTAGCATCTTTAAACTGTCCAGCAGAATTAAACATGTTCACAGCTGCTTTCTGGAGATAATTGATCCCTTCAACTTTTATATAACTCACTGCTTTAAATCATACTGAGGCTTAAAGTGATGCATAATGAGGGGGCGTGGCCTCTTTGAGTGACAGGTAGCTGCGAGCTGTCTGCTGCTTCACCTCAGATAATTCATCACTGATCTTCACCTCCCGGTCATGTCGGTGCTGTTGGAGCCTTCTGGAGGATTTTTGAATGCAAACATTGAACataatctgtctctctgtgtgtgaactGGACTCACAGACGGGATTGGAGGgacagaagctgctgtttgGGATTAACGAGCGGCTCTGTTAGTGTTAACAGGCAGAAAGCTGTGAGCAGAGCCCGGAGCTTCCGGAGGGATCAACACCGGGAGTCAAAGAGAGATTATTATTACTTaattttgggattaaaaagtggattttatCTTCactctgaagaagaagaagcaactGAAGAAATCCTCAGTGATGTCCTGTAACTCTCGTATTTGACCTCTTCATGGAGGGAAATGTAAGCGAAGGCTTTGTTGTGGATGTCTGTGTCACTTTCTTTTCAGAGATCATGAAATTTAGACGCTCTTCGTTCCATCTGCAGTATTTGGAGTCTCGTGTTGGACGAGGATCCGTCGTTCTGTCTCCCAGCGACACCAGACTGCGGCAGCGTTTCATCTCAGGAATGGGCAGAAGTTGGACCTCATCCAGTGATTCAGAACCATTACATCTATTCAGAACAGTGcacagaatatgaaaatatttccacacagaGGACACAATGTGACTGCACCACAAAGTTTAAATACAcgatttattttagtttttctttacAGATTCATACACTGCCAACAGATTCTGTACATCAGATTGAATTAATGAGACATAATACTGCAGATGAGTTTCACCTTCTCAATCagcagaaagaacaaaaactgaTTGGCGtcagtttaaaaatgaatgtgagcTTAATATAGCTCTTTCTCTCAGAATGTATTCCCTGGTCAGTATGGAGCAATAACAGTATTACCTCAGGAAGTGAATAAGTGGATTACGTACCTGACGCAGGTTCAGTCAGTTAATGAATCCACACAGACGACAGCCAGCAGCCAGATGGCCCGCGGCTGCAtttttcccatcatgctccTCTGTGATCCAGCCAGCTGAGCCAACATGGCTTCACTGATCCTCTTCCACAGCTCCCAGTCTCTGCAGCAAGACGTGGCCTGTGGGTTCAACACGCAGCGCTCAGCAGGCAGAACTGCGCCAGGAAATATTTCTGAACTTGGATTCAAACTATCCATCACATGAACACAGCTAGAATCTCCAAAAGTCATCTGGAAGCCACTTCGTGTCTCGGCTTTAtgttcagtgtgctgctgcagtcatgAAGCTGAACGTGAACCGTCTCCATCAGACTGCATCAGTGTCTCATGTCTCAGTTTATACGTTTGTTCCATCTGCCTGCATACGTCACGTCAGGTGTGTCAACAGATTCACATCGTTCACATGTTAAATCTTTTCCGTGTCTGTGTTCAGAAACCAGCTGCGTCCACCTGTCCCTCAGTCCCTGAACACCTCACCTGCTCCTGACCACAGCGTCCAGTTTGTTCTTCAGTGTCCTCCATCTTAACCTGAACctgattttaaatatttggaaaaacagaacaacatgcGACATGAACACCACAATGGACTGAATATAACATCTCCTTTAGCTCATTAGCTGAGTAACTGATGACCTCAGTGTGTTCCTCCAAATCCACAGACAAGTTAACCTGAACCTTCTTTCTGTTGCAGCTTTATGTCTGTTTAGGTTGAactttctatttctctctcgtCATTGCTGTCATTTTGCTCTGGTTGGGGTTAGAAGACATCACGGATGTCACAGACGGTCCGACTCCTCCGGTGGCCGTCTGGCCGTCTTGTTGGCTGTATTAACTCTCCCATCAGGGGGTCTAGAGGTCAGTGGTGGTGAAGTCAGCTAATGAGCTTTTAATGTGAACTTGATATGTCACATTTGGTGCAAATGTCAACCTCGGGTGGATCTGTGgtttgaagaaatgtaaacCGCAAATATTAAATTTCCCTGTGACTGAGCGGCTCATTAGACCTCCTCAGCTGGTGTTCAGAATTAGAAGCCGACGAGTTGATTGACAGCTctgacacactgactcacacgcAGAAAGGAACACTTAATTTAGGAAATTCATTCAACTTTCATATGAAAATTTTACCCATGAGTCAGCCTGGCCTCGGACCAGGAATGTGTGTCCGGAAATTTTATGCAGATCATCAGATGAATCTTTTGTCGGAGGCTTCTCAGCTGTCCGCCTGCAGAGCGCTCATTAAGTCAGTCCCGAGAAGTCTGAGTGTTAACGAGGCATCGTTAAGTTTCTTAATGTTTCACATAACCAATATAAAACCAGCTGTCCAGAGTGAACGCAGCCCGACTGCACAGAGTCACATCACGACTGTCCACGTGATTCCCTGACTTGAAGTCATCTGACACTTCGATCTCGATCCAGACGGCTTGAACACGACTGACCGGCTGCTTTGACGTTGGTTGCGGTTAGTTTGCACATAGAAGGTGTGATGAGACCGTCTAAACCTTCAAATtagaaaactgtaaaatattctaACAACCGGTGATCATCGTTACCTTGATCAGGTGGTTTAGAAACAAACCTCGTTAGACAAAAGCAGTCTGATATCCAACAGGTGGCTTTATATTTCATCTCTGACtggatttaaaacagaaaatgtgaacataCATAATCAACAGCTGCATTAGAGCGAGTTAACTGAGGTTTGTACGTTGGATCCTCTCAGGTCAGCTTGTGAGTGAACATGTGCTGGATTATCACGTTCACAGCgtgcagtaaaataaataaagccagTTCCCATCAGACCGCCTGGAAACAAACTCTAATTTCAGGCCTGTGAAACCTTTCAGTCAGGAACAATCTGTGGCGGCGAACAGCTGTaacaagaaaacatggaaacaaaatgaaatcttGTTTCAGAAACAGTTTGATTGCAGGCTTATCAGAACAAGTGGGTCTGGGTCTGTGAGTTGCTGGATATTGTTTCGATAActtcaagaaaataaaagtcagagcTGAAAACAGAGACGTTCTTCTGAGAAACATGACTGGTTCTGTTTAACACCAAGAAGGACGTGATGTCAGATGCGTGCAGGAGTCCACAGGACATTCACAGGAACATGAAGCCAACATAAAAAGCTCTTCACGGGACATTTGCATCAGCTGCCAGCAGATTCTGTGCCATcgcaacatgaaaacaaaacgtATGTAAAGATCCTGAAGAGAAGAAGCTCAACCACCCGTATATACATGAAACTCCTCGATACAGAATGCAGAACAAACTTCACGAGCATCACTCATATCGTCCTGCAGCCTTCCTTCATGATGCAGACTTTATAGTCTGCACTTAAataactcatcatcatcatcatcatcatcacttttaAACTGTCAGTCTCCTCCTTGTGCTTCATGTCTTCCCTCCTCTCGTTCCTGATTGGCTCAGTGATTGTGTGTCCGGCTGTCAATCATcctgcacacctgcagctcGTCCACCAATCATGactcaacagaacagaactccCGGGTCTTCTCTCAAGTCTTGGTCACCTCACCTGTGAGGTAACGTTCAGACCGGCCTGTCGAGCTCAGCTGTAGGACATTTGCTGCCTCTGTGTCTCAGATCCACTTTCCATCTGCAGCCGTCATCAGCGTCGGTCCTGCTCGGCACCGAGCTCCGTACTTCAGAACTGTTCAGCGATGACATCACACCTtatctgtcagctgtgttcTGCTGCTCGGGTCCAAAACTATGAAACACAAGAACAATGAACACTTTTAAATGTCTgcttcatctctgctgctgcacaagaATCgattcacacaacaacacaacttcagTCATTATCAGAACAACAAAGATCCGGTTCTGTTAACTTCATTAGGTTCTGAAAGGCCCGAGATTTAACGACTGagatgtatgtttgtatgtagcCTCTCAGTGGAGACTTGTCTGcttgtttctgacagtttattttCCTCCACTGATCTGTTCTGAGGTCAGTTAATGGCTGAAGAGTTTTCCTGTCAGgcgggtttgtttgttttcctcgcTGCCTCTGGGATGTAATGACTGTCGGTTACAGCTTGACTTCCCAGCGGGGGGCCGACGCTCCGGTCCGGCCTCCACCCGGAGAGCTTCACCTGCTGGAGAGGGAGCCAGGAAACTTTAGTCTTGAGATCTTTTTATACTGAACAACAAGAAAAGGTGaaatttgtaagaaatggctGGATGGTTATATTTTGGTGTTTCTAATGAAAAGAGGTGTCCCATTTCCTGTCTTGacatttctgagtttattttgtttggatTGGTTTGGAGGCCAGTGAGGAGTCACGTCATTGTCGGTGCGTCCTGCTGGTCGGTGGGACTCAAACCGTGACTCTGGATTAGCAGGTCCTACTGGGATTAGATCTGTTTACTCCACTGCAGCGGCAGTTCGCTCATTAGATGAGtttgtcctctttctttctggGTCAAATCTGAGTTCACTCTGGGGAAAACATCTCTTCTGAGAAGTCTATAAATGACTTTTAAAAGGTAATAAAGTGGTAAAACAATAAAGCAGCAGACGCTCACATGATGCACGAGTATAAAGAAGAGATTGGATCAAGGGTCACTGaaggagagaagctgcaggttCATCATCCACATTTATCTGGTGcgttgtgctgctgctctggttgGATAAAGACCACGTTAGCTTGTGAAAACATCACGTTTTGGTCACCAGAATGAACCTGGAGACGTCCTGAGGCCTCCGTCAGACCACGTAGTggtgacacactcacacacgttgAAGGATCTGCAGCCGGTGGATCGACTGTTTTCCTGCCTGTAACTCCACCTGcgtcacctccacctccagagttaggttagggttagttaATAGACGTGAGGTGGAGTCTGTCAGCGGCCTCTGACACGTGCGACCGCGTCCGAAGTTTGCAGAAACGTCAACTGCCAACATTTCCTCTTGTGACTTTCTTCTTCTGGTCTTGCGGCGTGCAGCGCAGAACTGAGTTAATTGTGgctgatttaatgttttcttcagcGGGCAGACgaggagcagcagtgcagcCGCTAGTTAAAAGAGAGACATGgcctcattttttaaatattcttaaagtgagaaaatgctgttttgtgcAAGAAttcaaaggattttttttctttgtggtgaGTGTCGACTGACACAGAgggatatactgtatgttttaatatCTGAAGAAATCCAGTTGCACTGCTCTCTGTATGAAATGAGTGATTATAACATCAGTCCATGAGGTGAGTTGTTGGTATTGCCGTGTTTCTGTCAGAGCGGTTCGGTTCTGTCTGCTTATTTTGGTGTTTACTACAGAACCAATCTAAGAAACATGAGGCCCAGAGGTCTGCAGGCCCGTCTGCTTCCACAGAGAATCTCAAACAAGATCGCCGATGTGTTCACAGGTCAACTGCTCCAAGCCTTTTAATTTCAAATCATGAATAAATCTCTCAGGAGACGAGGCATTGTGCAGCGAGAAGCTGCCTCTGACTCCTCAGGGACGATAAAACGCTCCAGCAGTCTGTCACGCTGGGAGAAAACACATTAGTGACCGCCGCTGTGAACCGCGGTGGCCTTCATGCTCAGACTCAAGTGGCTGCAGCACTAAGTGCTTCCATCGAGTCCTCAGATG
This sequence is a window from Acanthopagrus latus isolate v.2019 chromosome 8, fAcaLat1.1, whole genome shotgun sequence. Protein-coding genes within it:
- the rxfp3.3b gene encoding relaxin-3 receptor 1, whose product is MRAAGLGWELLPERMEPSNHNNTSSWNRSAGQERFSSLDDIDVPADGSPTLRILISIVYSVVCAAGLVGNLLVFFLMKVRRGRKKRSSINLFILNLAVTDFQFVLTLPFWAVDTALDFSWPFGNAMCKIILSVTVMNMYASVFFLTAMSVTRYWSVASALKDRTRRRVCPVRWVIAGLWVSATVASLPTAIFSTVKSVAGERLCLLGFPDGQSWLALYHLQKILVAFVFPMLIVTVCYLMLLRFVRLRSMNNNQVKRRSRVTRSVTIVVLSFFICWMPNHAITLWGVLVKFNLVNWDRTYYMVHTYVHPVTVCLAHTNSCLNPVLYCLMRREFRKKMKDLFWRISSPTGTNTCPLRPFSGTVRAEPDDSHIAIPLNNVETENCRLSVLTDQCDTDALQR